In the Sphingobacterium sp. PCS056 genome, ATTGGTTATATGCTGGGAAAAGGAATAGCTACATTAATCCATATTCTCAATCCAGAAGTTATTATCATTAGCGGAAGAGGCGCCAAAGCAGGAACCATTCTGATGCCTCAGATTCAAACAGCGATCAATGAATTTTGCATACCACGATTGGCACAAGCAACGCAAATCAGAATATCGGAGACGAATAAACAAGCTCAAAGCGTAGGAACAGCAGCCTTTATTATCGAAAACTTAATACAAACACTAATAAAAACCAACTAATTAAATTATTCAACCAATTCGTATGAGTTATTTTTACACAAAAAGTGCGGGATTAGCATTATGCACCTTATTTAGTGCCTCTACCCTATTCGCACAGCAATCTGTTACAGGAAAGGTAACAGATGCTACAGGACCTGTTTCCGGCGTAACGGTTTCCGTAAAAGGGACTTCACGCGGAACACAAACAGCAGCAGATGGTAGTTTTACCATTCAGGCTGCGCAAGGAGAAACACTACGTTTTTCTAACATTGGATACAAAGCAACAGAAATTATTGTTGGCTCAACTAAAACGATTAACGTTACTTTGACAGACGATGCATCAGCATTAGATGAGGTAGTCGTAACAGCGATGGGGATTAAAAGAGCTCCAAAAGAATTAGGGTATGCAATGAGTACCGTAGGCGCAGAAGAACTAACCAAAACAGGTAGCCCTAACTTTGCTGGTGCATTATACGGTAAAGCACCAGGGGTAAGGATTTCAGCAGCTCCGGGAGGAGCAACTTCGGGTATCAATATCAATATCCGTGGTACAAATTCCATTACAGGAAACTCACAACCTCTGGTCATTATTGATGGAGTTCCTATGCGTCAAACAACATTTAACAACTCTGATTATTGGGGTGATCAAAGAGCTAGAGGTAATGGTTTAGAAGATTTAAATCCGGAGGATATTGAAAATATTACGATTCTGAAAGGGGCTTCTGCTGCTGCGCTTTATGGATCCGAGGCCATGAATGGTGTCGTATTGGTTACTACAAAATCTGGAAAAGGGAGTAAAGGATTCTCAGTCGATTTCAATGCAACTTACACACATGATCAAATCGCCTATTTACCAAGATTTCAAGATGTTAGAGGCCCCGGATACTCATTAGCCTACGCCAATGGTGGACAAGCAGAAGACAAATTCTTCTATTATAGTCAAGACAGGGCAATAAACGGTGTGACAAGAGGAGTTTTACCAGCAACTATTAATTTTGGACCAAAATTCGATGGACAGCCTACAATTGCATGGGACGGAACAGTTAGACCATATGAGGCACAAAATTCTTACAATAAATTCTTTAATAATCCGAATAATACAACATTCAATTTAGCTTTAGGGCATACAACAGAAAATTCAAACACCCGTTTTTCAATTACGCGTCAAGATAATCAAATGACATCTCTTGACTCTTATAATAAGAAAAACATTGCCAACTTAAATTCTTCTTTCAAACTGTGGAACAATTTCACAACTGATGTTGTCGTAAATTATATCAATCAACATACGCACAATAGACCATTCTTGACCGATCGTTTAATAAACAATTTTACAGGAATGATTTCAACTTGGGATAATCCAGAATGGTATTTAGATCGTTATAAAACAAGTCAAGGTTACAAATTCGTAACTGGAACAAATCCGAGTCTGACACCAGAAGAAAATTTAACATACAATGGTTATAAAACAGATGTATTAGATTATATCTGGAATACAAAAGCAAGACAGTATGATGAAAATTCAAATCGCCTAATTGGGTCATTAACAAACACGTGGCAAATTACTAAAGATTTTTCTGTCAGAGGACGTTTTTCAGCGGATATGACGAATAATAAAATCGATGATAAACAACCAAATGAAAGACCAATTTCATTAGAAAACACAGGTTACTATTCACTACAAAATCAGTCAGCTAATATTTATTATACTGATTTATTGGCTTCTTATAGTAAAAGTGTTACTCCTGACATCAAGTTGGGAGCTATGGCAGGCTATACAGCAACGAAATCGCAAACAACAAATATGAACAGCTATACCGATGGTGGTTTAAGTGTACGTGATTGGTTTGATATAAACGCTTCTGTAAATCAAGCTAGAACTACGAATCAAAAACTAAATTCATTAAGAGATGCCGTTTTTGGAACATTAAACTTTAACTTCAAGGATTACTGGTTTGTTGAAGGAACATTAAGACGCGAGCGTATTTCTCAAATGCATCCCGATAATAATGTTCTTTATTATCCATCTGTAAACTCGAGCTTAATTCTTTCTGAAGCTTTTGATTTACCATCAGCATTTAACTATGCAAAACTAAGAGGATCATGGGGTATCGTTGGTAATTATCCTACAATTTATCAAAGTGCTTTAAGTTATACTCAGGCGACCTTAGGTAATCAAGGTTCTGGAACTGCGGTATTATATACCAACATACCTACTTCAAGTTTTGGAAATGAGAAAATTTTACCAGAGACAAAACATGAAATAGAATTCGGATTAGAAACTCGCCTTTTTAATAATCGTTTAGGTTTCGATATTACCTACTATAACGGTAAAATCGTTGATCAAATTTTAAATTACACGCTTCCTATATCAACAGGTTCAACTTCTATTCTTGCTAACGTAGGTACTTTAAGAAATAAAGGTTGGGAATTTGCAATAACTGGAACTCCAATTCAAAATGGAAACTTCCGTTGGAATACCGTATTAAACTTCTCAATGAACAAAAACGTGGTGGAAGAACTTCCTGGAGGTGCTACGGAATTATTACATAGAGACTATGACGGAGCGGCTGCACAATTAATCTCCAAAGTTGGTCAACCTATGGGAGATATCATGACACACCCAATTGCATTAGATGACAGTGGAAACAAAATTGTACAAGCAAATGGGTTATATAAAATTGATGCGGATAAATGGGAGAAGAAAGGTAACGCTATGCCAAAAGCAGTTGGAGGATTTATAAATACATTTACGTACAAAAGCTTCACACTTGACGCCCTAATTGACTTTCGTTTAGGCGGACATGTTATGCCAACAGGTATTAATTGGATGAAAAGCCGTGGTTTATTAGAAGAAACCTTAACAAATATGGATGCTGAACATGGTGGATTAAGCTATTATCTTGATGGAAATGGAAAAGGTGTTGCCTATAATGGTACATCAGGACCTAACGGGCAAAAAGTTTACGATGATGGTATGTTAACACAAGGTGTCTTAGCAGATGGCTCGACCAATACAAACATTATTTCGCAGGCATATTATTATGCACAAACGTATAACTGGGGAGGCCCTCAATACTCAAACTCAAACTACGGTTTGTATGTACAAAAAAACAATTATTTTAAAATGCGCGAAATATCTTTAGGCTACAAATTACCTTCTGCAGTAGCTGCAAAATTAAGAGCTAAAAATGTTCAGATCTCAGCTTTTGGTAGAAATCTTTTCTTCCTTTACAGATCAATTAAAGACTTAGATCCTGAGCAAATGACAGGAGGATCTAACTGGATTAATAATGTTTCGAATGCCGGTACTTCTCCAGCAACTAGAACATATGGTTTAATGGTACGTGCAAGTTTCTAATAATATGAAAATAAATAACTTTTTTGTGATCGCAGGACTATGTACTGCATCACTAACCACAATAACTTCTTGTAAAAAAGAATCTTTCGATGATGTTTA is a window encoding:
- a CDS encoding SusC/RagA family TonB-linked outer membrane protein — encoded protein: MSYFYTKSAGLALCTLFSASTLFAQQSVTGKVTDATGPVSGVTVSVKGTSRGTQTAADGSFTIQAAQGETLRFSNIGYKATEIIVGSTKTINVTLTDDASALDEVVVTAMGIKRAPKELGYAMSTVGAEELTKTGSPNFAGALYGKAPGVRISAAPGGATSGININIRGTNSITGNSQPLVIIDGVPMRQTTFNNSDYWGDQRARGNGLEDLNPEDIENITILKGASAAALYGSEAMNGVVLVTTKSGKGSKGFSVDFNATYTHDQIAYLPRFQDVRGPGYSLAYANGGQAEDKFFYYSQDRAINGVTRGVLPATINFGPKFDGQPTIAWDGTVRPYEAQNSYNKFFNNPNNTTFNLALGHTTENSNTRFSITRQDNQMTSLDSYNKKNIANLNSSFKLWNNFTTDVVVNYINQHTHNRPFLTDRLINNFTGMISTWDNPEWYLDRYKTSQGYKFVTGTNPSLTPEENLTYNGYKTDVLDYIWNTKARQYDENSNRLIGSLTNTWQITKDFSVRGRFSADMTNNKIDDKQPNERPISLENTGYYSLQNQSANIYYTDLLASYSKSVTPDIKLGAMAGYTATKSQTTNMNSYTDGGLSVRDWFDINASVNQARTTNQKLNSLRDAVFGTLNFNFKDYWFVEGTLRRERISQMHPDNNVLYYPSVNSSLILSEAFDLPSAFNYAKLRGSWGIVGNYPTIYQSALSYTQATLGNQGSGTAVLYTNIPTSSFGNEKILPETKHEIEFGLETRLFNNRLGFDITYYNGKIVDQILNYTLPISTGSTSILANVGTLRNKGWEFAITGTPIQNGNFRWNTVLNFSMNKNVVEELPGGATELLHRDYDGAAAQLISKVGQPMGDIMTHPIALDDSGNKIVQANGLYKIDADKWEKKGNAMPKAVGGFINTFTYKSFTLDALIDFRLGGHVMPTGINWMKSRGLLEETLTNMDAEHGGLSYYLDGNGKGVAYNGTSGPNGQKVYDDGMLTQGVLADGSTNTNIISQAYYYAQTYNWGGPQYSNSNYGLYVQKNNYFKMREISLGYKLPSAVAAKLRAKNVQISAFGRNLFFLYRSIKDLDPEQMTGGSNWINNVSNAGTSPATRTYGLMVRASF